Proteins encoded by one window of Sphingosinicella sp. BN140058:
- the infA gene encoding translation initiation factor IF-1: MAKEELLEMRGQVVELLPNAMFRVRLENNHEILGHTAGKMRKNRIRVLVGDEVLVELTPYDLTKGRITYRFK; this comes from the coding sequence ATGGCCAAGGAAGAACTTCTCGAAATGCGCGGGCAGGTGGTTGAGCTGCTGCCCAACGCCATGTTCCGCGTCCGGCTCGAGAACAATCACGAGATCCTCGGCCACACTGCGGGCAAGATGCGCAAGAACCGCATCCGCGTCCTCGTCGGCGACGAAGTTCTCGTCGAGCTGACCCCCTATGATTTGACCAAGGGTCGGA